In a genomic window of Streptomyces sp. SJL17-4:
- a CDS encoding cupin domain-containing protein produces the protein MSYPEYPEQVYHREEGEVSAVFRAVDTPPEFGVAGKDAIHYLATKASTQGEFGLYRVEMSARAGGPKTHFHKTISESFFVLDGTVRLFDGEDWVDARKGDFLYVPQGGLHAFRNDSDVPAEMLMIFAPGAPREEYFEGLAAMADATDEERAEFFVRHDSYFVE, from the coding sequence ATGTCGTACCCGGAGTATCCGGAGCAGGTCTACCACCGCGAGGAGGGCGAGGTCAGTGCGGTCTTCCGGGCGGTGGACACCCCGCCCGAGTTCGGGGTCGCGGGCAAGGACGCGATTCACTACCTGGCCACCAAGGCTTCCACGCAAGGGGAGTTCGGGCTCTACCGGGTGGAGATGAGCGCCAGGGCCGGTGGGCCCAAGACGCACTTCCACAAGACGATCTCGGAGTCGTTCTTCGTCCTCGACGGCACGGTGCGGCTGTTCGACGGCGAGGACTGGGTCGACGCCAGGAAGGGCGACTTCCTGTACGTGCCGCAGGGCGGGCTGCATGCCTTCCGCAACGACTCGGACGTACCCGCCGAGATGCTGATGATCTTCGCCCCGGGCGCCCCGCGTGAGGAGTACTTCGAGGGCCTGGCGGCGATGGCGGACGCGACGGACGAGGAGCGGGCGGAGTTCTTCGTCCGCCACGACTCCTACTTCGTGGAGTAG
- a CDS encoding WYL domain-containing protein gives MWETSTRLLRLLSLLQTRRDWSGGELAERLEITPRTVRRDIDRLRDLGYPVLATAGTAGYRLGAGADLPPLLLDDDEAVAVAMGLRTAAGGSITGIEETSVRALAKLEQVLPSRLRHRINALQSVTVPMANTGPTVDPSTLTAIAAACRDSLRLRFDYRTHDGTTSIRTTEPHRLVHTGRRWYLIGWDTDREDWRTYRVDRLAPRTPTGPRFTPRTPPDPDLSGYTSRAISTSAYRYQARFTLYVSAETAAERISPTTAALEAIDEHSCTLRAGSNSLDELAIYVTTKGFDFHVHEPPELVEHIKTLAARLTSATDQHHGRVETAERGGHEQAGAQ, from the coding sequence ATGTGGGAAACCTCGACACGACTACTGCGACTGCTCTCGCTCCTTCAGACCCGACGCGACTGGTCCGGCGGCGAACTGGCCGAGCGACTGGAGATCACTCCGCGCACCGTACGCCGCGATATCGACCGGCTGCGCGACCTCGGCTACCCCGTGCTCGCCACCGCGGGCACCGCCGGCTACCGGCTGGGTGCCGGCGCGGACCTGCCACCGCTGCTGCTCGACGACGACGAAGCCGTCGCGGTCGCGATGGGCCTGCGCACGGCCGCCGGCGGTTCGATCACCGGCATCGAGGAGACCTCGGTGCGGGCCCTGGCCAAGCTCGAACAGGTACTGCCGTCCCGGCTGCGCCACCGGATCAACGCCCTGCAGTCGGTGACGGTGCCGATGGCCAACACCGGCCCCACCGTCGACCCGAGCACCCTCACCGCCATCGCCGCCGCCTGCCGCGACTCGCTGCGCCTGCGCTTCGACTACCGCACCCACGACGGAACCACCAGCATCCGCACGACCGAGCCCCACCGCCTGGTGCACACCGGCCGGCGCTGGTACCTCATCGGGTGGGACACCGACCGCGAGGACTGGCGCACCTACCGCGTGGACCGCCTCGCCCCGCGCACACCCACCGGCCCCCGGTTCACCCCGCGCACCCCGCCAGACCCCGATCTCAGCGGCTACACCTCACGGGCGATCTCCACGTCGGCCTACCGCTACCAGGCCCGGTTCACCCTGTACGTCAGCGCCGAGACCGCGGCCGAGCGGATCTCCCCCACCACCGCAGCGCTGGAAGCGATCGACGAGCACAGCTGCACCCTGCGGGCCGGATCCAACTCGCTGGACGAGCTGGCCATCTACGTGACAACCAAAGGCTTCGACTTCCACGTGCACGAACCCCCAGAACTTGTCGAGCACATCAAGACGCTGGCGGCCCGGCTCACCAGCGCGACGGATCAGCACCACGGTCGGGTCGAGACAGCAGAGAGGGGTGGCCACGAGCAGGCCGGCGCACAGTAG